CCTGAACAACTTCGCCTTCCTGCACCCGCCCGATGCTCTCTTCATACATTTCCATGAGGGCTTCTTGTTTGCCCTCTCCGGCTTGGGCGCCCTCTGCGTTCGCCTCACCTTTCACGGTTTGGCCAGGCTCCGACGTCTCTTCTGCTGCCAGTTCCTTTTCTGAAGTCTCTTGAGTTTGGGATTCCTCTGTTTCCAAACCTTCACCCGCCTCTAACTTCCCCGTCTCCGCGTTGTGCTCTTGTTGTTCGATTTCAGTGTTCTTTTCCAAGCCTTCCATTAAACGCTTGCCCCCTTATTGTTTGTTAACCGACAATGGGCTGTGTGCCGGTCTATAAAAATATTTTCTATATCAAGCATTTTAGCAAAAAACAACCTTTTATTTTACTAATGTGCAATGTGACGAAGCATAACTTCAACCACCTCTTCGATTGCCAAGGGACCAGAATCGATCCTGATCGCATCACGGGCGGGCCTTAAGGGCGCCAGGGCTCGGCTGGAATCATCATCATCCCTTTTTTTCATACTTTCTGCAACCTCAGCCAGGCTGGTATCTGCACCCATCGTCACCAATTCTCTGTAACGCCTCAATGCCCTGACATCGGGGTCTGCATCCAGAAAAAACTTAATATCAGCCCCAGGAAAAACCACCGTGCCCATGTCCCGTCCTTCAAAAACAACACCGCCGTTTTTGCCCATTTCTCGCTGAACGCCCAAGAGATAGTCCCTCACAACACGCCTTGCTGATAGGGCGGACGCAAACATGGTGATCTCCTGAGTTCGTATCTGATCCGAGACGTCAACCTCGTTCATGCACAATCTCGGCCCTCTTATGCTCTTTTCGAATCTCAG
The Deltaproteobacteria bacterium genome window above contains:
- the cmk gene encoding (d)CMP kinase encodes the protein MKRFLITIDGPAGAGKTTVSREVARHLEYTYVDTGALYRAVAMAVLSEGCRVDDDGKVAQILRGLALRFEKSIRGPRLCMNEVDVSDQIRTQEITMFASALSARRVVRDYLLGVQREMGKNGGVVFEGRDMGTVVFPGADIKFFLDADPDVRALRRYRELVTMGADTSLAEVAESMKKRDDDDSSRALAPLRPARDAIRIDSGPLAIEEVVEVMLRHIAH